One part of the Terrimicrobium sacchariphilum genome encodes these proteins:
- a CDS encoding peptide ABC transporter substrate-binding protein, with protein MRIRIWMLAGMLAIAGCDRLTKRADLVFLNGAEPETLDPSLLVGQPEGRVVQALFEGLTTFDAKGRAQPGMAESWTISEDKRVYTFRIRDNAKWSDGTPITAQDFVDSWKRTLTPETASSYNYQLFYVKNAQAFAEGKIMDFSQVGVKALDPRTLQVTLENPTHFFLELCATPPLFPAPVRTIEKYGDEWIKPQHIVSNGAYILKEWRINDRIRLEKNPYYWNAANVALQTVDILPVSKANVAFNFFSSGVADVLLDKGLAPPALLDDLRKQPYFHSAPFLGVYFLRFNCAKPPFDDVRVREAFSLAIDKRVITGKITRAGELPATSFVPPGIEGYTSPTGPGFDPERARKLLAEAGYPGGKGFPLVTYLYSEGEVNGFIADELQNMWSRELGIRVELARQEWKVYLNSLNSLEYNIARSSWLGDYADPNTFLDMFVTGNGNNRTGWSDPAYDKLIAEAASEGEPARRAAILQQAETMLVTRAMPICPLYYYVGIQFYDTDKIGGIEPNVLDEHPIKSMFRKDRPPAAPQK; from the coding sequence ATGCTTGCGATTGCGGGTTGCGATCGCCTGACGAAGCGCGCCGACCTCGTTTTCCTCAACGGCGCGGAGCCGGAAACGCTCGATCCCTCCCTGCTCGTCGGCCAGCCCGAGGGGCGCGTCGTGCAAGCCCTCTTTGAGGGGCTGACCACCTTTGACGCCAAGGGCCGCGCCCAGCCCGGCATGGCCGAGTCGTGGACCATCTCGGAGGACAAACGCGTTTACACCTTCCGCATCCGCGATAACGCGAAGTGGAGCGATGGCACGCCGATCACCGCGCAGGATTTCGTGGATTCCTGGAAACGCACGCTCACCCCGGAGACCGCGTCGTCGTACAACTACCAGCTCTTTTACGTGAAGAACGCCCAGGCTTTCGCCGAGGGCAAGATCATGGATTTCTCCCAGGTCGGCGTGAAGGCGCTCGACCCGCGCACGCTCCAGGTCACGCTGGAAAACCCGACGCATTTCTTCCTCGAGCTCTGCGCCACGCCGCCGCTCTTTCCCGCGCCCGTGCGCACGATCGAGAAGTATGGCGACGAGTGGATCAAACCGCAGCACATCGTGAGCAACGGCGCGTACATCCTGAAGGAATGGCGCATCAACGACCGCATCCGCCTGGAGAAAAATCCGTACTACTGGAACGCCGCCAACGTCGCGCTCCAGACCGTCGACATCCTCCCGGTGAGCAAGGCCAATGTCGCCTTCAACTTCTTCTCCAGCGGCGTGGCCGATGTGCTGCTTGACAAGGGGCTCGCGCCGCCGGCCTTGCTCGACGACCTGCGCAAGCAGCCGTACTTCCACTCCGCGCCCTTCCTCGGTGTGTATTTCCTGCGCTTCAACTGCGCGAAGCCGCCCTTTGACGACGTGCGCGTGCGCGAGGCGTTTTCCCTCGCCATCGACAAGCGCGTCATCACCGGCAAAATCACGCGGGCAGGGGAGTTGCCCGCCACGAGCTTCGTTCCGCCCGGCATCGAGGGATACACGTCGCCGACCGGCCCAGGCTTTGACCCCGAGCGCGCTCGCAAACTCCTGGCCGAGGCGGGGTATCCCGGCGGCAAGGGCTTCCCGCTCGTGACGTATCTCTACAGCGAGGGCGAGGTAAATGGCTTCATCGCCGACGAACTGCAAAACATGTGGTCGCGCGAACTCGGCATCCGCGTCGAGCTCGCCCGGCAGGAGTGGAAGGTCTACCTGAACTCGCTTAACTCCTTGGAGTACAACATCGCCCGCTCCAGCTGGCTCGGCGACTACGCCGACCCGAATACCTTCCTCGACATGTTCGTCACCGGCAACGGCAACAACCGCACCGGCTGGAGCGACCCCGCCTACGACAAGCTCATCGCCGAGGCCGCGAGCGAGGGCGAACCCGCTCGCCGCGCCGCCATCCTCCAGCAGGCCGAGACCATGCTCGTCACCCGCGCCATGCCCATCTGCCCGCTTTATTACTACGTCGGCATCCAGTTTTACGACACCGACAAGATCGGCGGCATCGAGCCCAACGTACTGGACGAACACCCGATCAAGAGTATGTTTCGCAAGGATCGCCCCCCGGCGGCTCCGCAAAAATAG